A genomic segment from Nicotiana tabacum cultivar K326 chromosome 7, ASM71507v2, whole genome shotgun sequence encodes:
- the LOC107768238 gene encoding sodium/hydrogen exchanger 1 isoform X2 — protein MASELASMFPKLGSLGTSDHGSVVSINLFVALLCACIVIGHLLEENRWINESITALIIGLGVGVVILLISGGKSSHVLVFSEDLFFIYLLPPIIFNAGFQVKKKQFFVNFITIMLFGAIGTLISCAIISLGAIKFFKKLDIGFLDIGDYLAIGAIFAATDSVCTLQVLHQDETPLLYSLVFGEGVVNDATSVVLFNAIQNFDLSSVNPTIALRFIGNFLYLFLASTLLGAAVSLSFILSTFIVSRHSTDREVALMMLMAYLSYMLAELFYFSGILTVFFCGIVMSHYTWHNVTESSRVTTRHTFATLSFLAETFLFLYVGMDALDIEKWKFVSDSPGLSVAVSSILMGLILLGRAAFVFPLSFLSNLMKKSSEEKITFRQQVIIWWAGLMRGAVSMALAYNKFTRLGHTQLQDNAIMITSTITIVLFSTVVFGLMTKPLISLLLPPQRQLSTVSSDANTPKSLTAPLLGSQEGSEVDLNSQDLPHPPSLRMLLSAPTHKVHRYWRKFDDSFMRPVFGGRGFTPVAPGSPTEQEP, from the exons ATGGCGTCTGAGCTGGCTTCTATGTTTCCAAAACTGGGCTCTTTGGGTACTTCAGATCATGGTTCTGTTGTATCCATCAACCTCTTTGTGGCACTCCTTTGCGCTTGCATTGTCATTGGTCATCTGCTGGAGGAGAACCGCTGGATAAATGAGTCCATTACCGCCCTCATAATT GGCTTGGGTGTAGGAGTTGTTATCTTGCTCATAAGTGGGGGAAAGAGCTCACACGTTCTGGTCTTCAGTGAAGATCTCTTTTTCATATATCTACTTCCTCCAATCATATTTAATGCAGG GTTTCAGGTAAAAAAGAAGCAATTTTTCGTAAACTTCATTACTATAATGCTGTTCGGAGCCATTGGTACACTGATCTCATGTGCCATTATATCATTAG GTGCCATTAAATTCTTCAAGAAGTTGGACATTGGATTTCTAGATATTGGGGATTATCTCG CAATTGGAGCAATATTTGCTGCCACAGACTCCGTCTGCACGTTGCAG GTCCTACATCAGGATGAGACACCCCTCCTTTACAGTCTTGTATTTGGAGAAGGAGTTGTTAATGATGCTACATCGGTGGTGCTTTTCAATGCTATTCAAAACTTTGACCTTTCGAGCGTGAATCCCACTATTGCCCTTCGTTTCATTGGCAACTTCTTATATCTGTTCCTTGCTAGCACTTTACTGGGAGCAGCAGTAAGCTTAAGCTTCATTCTCT CTACTTTTATTGTTTCCAGGCATTCCACAGATCGCGAGGTTGCACTTATGATGCTCATGGCTTACTTATCATACATGTTGGCTGAA CTATTCTATTTCAGTGGGATTCTCACTGTATTTTTCTGTGGTATTGTAATGTCCCATTACACTTGGCACAATGTGACTGAGAGTTCAAGAGTCACTACAAG GCACACTTTTGCAACTTTGTCATTTCTTGCTGAGACTTTCCTCTTCCTCTATGTCGGTATGGATGCCTTGGATATCGAGAAGTGGAAATTTGTTAGTGATAG TCCTGGATTATCCGTTGCAGTAAGTTCGATACTGATGGGACTAATCTTGCTAGGGAGAGCTGCCTTTGTTTTTCCATTATCATTCTTATCCAACTTGATGAAGAAATCCTCAGAGGAAAAAATTACCTTTAGGCAGCAA GTGATAATATGGTGGGCAGGTTTGATGAGAGGTGCAGTGTCCATGGCACTGGCATATAATAAG TTCACTCGTTTGGGACACACTCAATTGCAAGACAACGCAATAATGATCACCAGCACCATTACCATTGTTCTTTTCAGCACAGTG gtATTTGGTTTAATGACAAAACCTCTTATAAGTCTCCTGCTGCCACCGCAGAGGCAGTTAAGTACAGTGTCATCAGATGCAAATACTCCAAAATCTCTTACAGCACCACTTCTAGGCAGTCAAGAGGGTTCTGAAGTCGATTTAAATAGTCAAGATCTTCCTCACCCACCCAGTTTGAGGATGCTACTTTCTGCGCCAACTCATAAGGTGCATAGGTACTGGCGCAAGTTTGATGATTCATTCATGCGCCCGGTGTTTGGTGGTCGGGGGTTTACTCCTGTTGCTCCTGGTTCTCCAACGGAACAGGAACCATGA
- the LOC107768238 gene encoding sodium/hydrogen exchanger 1 isoform X1 — MASELASMFPKLGSLGTSDHGSVVSINLFVALLCACIVIGHLLEENRWINESITALIIGLGVGVVILLISGGKSSHVLVFSEDLFFIYLLPPIIFNAGFQVKKKQFFVNFITIMLFGAIGTLISCAIISLGAIKFFKKLDIGFLDIGDYLAIGAIFAATDSVCTLQVLHQDETPLLYSLVFGEGVVNDATSVVLFNAIQNFDLSSVNPTIALRFIGNFLYLFLASTLLGAATGLLSAYIVKKLYFGRHSTDREVALMMLMAYLSYMLAELFYFSGILTVFFCGIVMSHYTWHNVTESSRVTTRHTFATLSFLAETFLFLYVGMDALDIEKWKFVSDSPGLSVAVSSILMGLILLGRAAFVFPLSFLSNLMKKSSEEKITFRQQVIIWWAGLMRGAVSMALAYNKFTRLGHTQLQDNAIMITSTITIVLFSTVVFGLMTKPLISLLLPPQRQLSTVSSDANTPKSLTAPLLGSQEGSEVDLNSQDLPHPPSLRMLLSAPTHKVHRYWRKFDDSFMRPVFGGRGFTPVAPGSPTEQEP; from the exons ATGGCGTCTGAGCTGGCTTCTATGTTTCCAAAACTGGGCTCTTTGGGTACTTCAGATCATGGTTCTGTTGTATCCATCAACCTCTTTGTGGCACTCCTTTGCGCTTGCATTGTCATTGGTCATCTGCTGGAGGAGAACCGCTGGATAAATGAGTCCATTACCGCCCTCATAATT GGCTTGGGTGTAGGAGTTGTTATCTTGCTCATAAGTGGGGGAAAGAGCTCACACGTTCTGGTCTTCAGTGAAGATCTCTTTTTCATATATCTACTTCCTCCAATCATATTTAATGCAGG GTTTCAGGTAAAAAAGAAGCAATTTTTCGTAAACTTCATTACTATAATGCTGTTCGGAGCCATTGGTACACTGATCTCATGTGCCATTATATCATTAG GTGCCATTAAATTCTTCAAGAAGTTGGACATTGGATTTCTAGATATTGGGGATTATCTCG CAATTGGAGCAATATTTGCTGCCACAGACTCCGTCTGCACGTTGCAG GTCCTACATCAGGATGAGACACCCCTCCTTTACAGTCTTGTATTTGGAGAAGGAGTTGTTAATGATGCTACATCGGTGGTGCTTTTCAATGCTATTCAAAACTTTGACCTTTCGAGCGTGAATCCCACTATTGCCCTTCGTTTCATTGGCAACTTCTTATATCTGTTCCTTGCTAGCACTTTACTGGGAGCAGCA ACTGGTCTTCTTAGTGCTTACATTGTCAAGAAGCTGTATTTTGGCAG GCATTCCACAGATCGCGAGGTTGCACTTATGATGCTCATGGCTTACTTATCATACATGTTGGCTGAA CTATTCTATTTCAGTGGGATTCTCACTGTATTTTTCTGTGGTATTGTAATGTCCCATTACACTTGGCACAATGTGACTGAGAGTTCAAGAGTCACTACAAG GCACACTTTTGCAACTTTGTCATTTCTTGCTGAGACTTTCCTCTTCCTCTATGTCGGTATGGATGCCTTGGATATCGAGAAGTGGAAATTTGTTAGTGATAG TCCTGGATTATCCGTTGCAGTAAGTTCGATACTGATGGGACTAATCTTGCTAGGGAGAGCTGCCTTTGTTTTTCCATTATCATTCTTATCCAACTTGATGAAGAAATCCTCAGAGGAAAAAATTACCTTTAGGCAGCAA GTGATAATATGGTGGGCAGGTTTGATGAGAGGTGCAGTGTCCATGGCACTGGCATATAATAAG TTCACTCGTTTGGGACACACTCAATTGCAAGACAACGCAATAATGATCACCAGCACCATTACCATTGTTCTTTTCAGCACAGTG gtATTTGGTTTAATGACAAAACCTCTTATAAGTCTCCTGCTGCCACCGCAGAGGCAGTTAAGTACAGTGTCATCAGATGCAAATACTCCAAAATCTCTTACAGCACCACTTCTAGGCAGTCAAGAGGGTTCTGAAGTCGATTTAAATAGTCAAGATCTTCCTCACCCACCCAGTTTGAGGATGCTACTTTCTGCGCCAACTCATAAGGTGCATAGGTACTGGCGCAAGTTTGATGATTCATTCATGCGCCCGGTGTTTGGTGGTCGGGGGTTTACTCCTGTTGCTCCTGGTTCTCCAACGGAACAGGAACCATGA
- the LOC107768239 gene encoding vesicle-associated protein 2-2, with protein MNFELVEIVPRELKFIFEPKKQSSCTIRLINKSQNHVAFKVKTTSPKKYCVRPNTGIIKPRLSCDFTVTMQAQKAPPPDMACKDKFLVQSTVVAEETVEEDITSAMFSKDDGKYVQENKMRVILVSPPSSPVLSPINGVHSDLPSYKDSPRKDEVHGNENISGQQERDVNGVHSHSGGFFEDSFTRDQVTPRANRNPPQELDENVKEFKKENTNMQTEEKHVQLETRKHGEEMELVKDVESMKYKIIELERKLSEAKDTISRLTEERKFVAQERESLQRELVMLTSKKGGRKVRVGFPLLYVVTVAFISMVFGYLLHY; from the exons ATGAATTTCGAGCTTGTGGAAATTGTACCTCGGGAACTCAAGTTCATAT TTGAACCGAAGAAGCAAAGCTCTTGCACTATTCGTCTAATAAATAAGTCCCAAAATCATGTTGCTTTTAAG GTCAAGACTACTAGTCCAAAGAAATATTGTGTTCGACCCAATACGGGAATTATTAAGCCCAGGTTATCCTGTGATTTTACTG TAACCATGCAGGCACAAAAGGCACCTCCTCCTGATATGGCATGCAAGGACAAGTTCTTAGTTCAAAGCACTGTTGTGGCAGAGGAGACTGTTGAGGAGGATATTACATCAGCCATG TTTTCCAAAGATGATGGCAAGTATGTTCAAGAAAATAAGATGAGAGTGATCCTTGTCAGTCCACCCAGTTCGCCTGTTTTATCACCAATCAATGGTGTACATAGTGATCTTCCAAGTTACAAAGATTCACCGCGAAAAGATGAAGTACATGGTAACGAAAATATCAGTGGGCAGCAAGAA AGAGATGTCAATGGAGTACACAGCCACAGTGGTGGATTTTTCGAAGATTCGTTCACAAGAGATCAAGTAACCCCCCGTGCAAATCGAAATCCACCGCAAGAA CTGGATGAGAATGTGAAGGAATTCAAAAAGGAAAATACCAACATGCAAACAGAAGAAAAGCATGTGCAGTTGGAGACGAGGAAACATGGAGAAGAGATGGAATTAGTCAAGGATGTTGAGAGCATGAAGTACAAAATAATTGAACTTGAACGAAAATTAAGTGAG GCCAAAGACACCATCTCTAGGCTAACGGAGGAGAGGAAGTTTGTTGCTCAAGAAAGAGAGAGCTTACAAAGAGAATTG GTCATGTTGACAAGTAAAAAAGGCGGAAGAAAAGTCCGGGTTGGATTCCCTCTCCTGTATGTAGTTACTGTAGCCTTTATTAGCATGGTGTTCGGTTACCTTTTGCATTACTGA